GAATACATTTCATTGCATAACCTGACTTAACCCAACAAGACAGCTGTGGGTcggtggtagagtcagtcgtgtcacaaccagaaggttgggggttcgacctccagctcctgtagcctctaccatcagtgtctgaatgtgtaggtgtgacttgcggtgtaaaagctttttgagtagtcagaagaatagaaaataaatatacaagctcaagtccatttactattagaagctttttttttaaacagaagcaTCAACTTAATCaagtttaattattaaaaaaaattattaaaaaggAACACATAAAGcataaaataattcaaaggaAAATAGATATATAAGGAGAGTCTGAGGTCGATCCTGTTGAGTGATGTTGTGTTCACCTGTTTCTCTCAGGTGTGTCCTATCGGGGGATGTCCATGTTATTAGACAGTGATGGAGGCTGGATGCTTCATAATGTGAGCGACGTCTCTCTGCAAACAGGAAACGTTTCTGCAGCTAACAGCACGCTAACGACGCCAGAGGTTGAGTTCGACCCGTTAGGAGGACACACTGTGTTGCAGGTAACAAACATCTGGAGACTATTTTTAATATTGTGTTAGTTTAATAATTTCATACTGCATAAGAAATAAACAGACACTtaagaaacacagtttaagaCCTGTTTAATTGTCAGTAAATCACACCTGAtagagctagacacactgcaggaTGGTGTTCACTGCAGGTTGAATGAGTCAAGAGCAGAGCATGCTGGGTAATTCTGGCCCAGTAAATTCCTGGTCTTCAGTAGCGAGGAATCATAACCATCAGACAACACTaagctcctctcctctcatggaGGCTCCAAAGCTTCGGGGATTTTACGGCTCATTTGAATTAGGAGCTCAGAGTTCTGGTTCCAAGATAAACTGTGAGTCTGAGGAACGCTGTGAGAGCTGTCTAGGTCCATTAATCtccagatttattttaaaacaacacaggaaGTAATATCTGCTGCACCATCTAACTCTCTAAAGCTCCTGTTGTTATTAATAATGGAAACATCACGCAGGTATCTTCATACAAACACTCAGGTGTAATGATTTATAATTCATTATCCTGTAAAGACCACACGGAAATaatctgtaaaaacaaagtTCATTTCCCTCATCCAGTCATTTTACTTCTGTTCAATAACACCTGACAGTCCACGTTTTTAGTTCCTAACTGTTCTGACCAATTAGAACTGTTTAAAGACTCTGCGTGTCACATTTAGTTGAAAAATCAAAGTTAAGGACCCAAGTTCAGAACTAAAAACtatatttattaaacaaaaatgcaaacaaaacttACTTTCTTCAAAAACTAAACTACAAATCCAGAAAACCAAGAGTCACAAGGAAAACACTGATAGAAGACCGACCTAGACTGACAAGTAACACCAACAACTAACAACACTGCcatacaacaatgaactgacacagaggggacGAAACACAGAggctaaatagacacaggggtaatcaaacacaggtgagactaacaagacacaggtgaggacaatcagggcaatcacactggagggaaacacacagaggcaggaataaaatacaagaaccactgaggacaactacaaactaaattaTGAAACagtgaagacacacagaactcaagattgtaacaaaacacacaagaacatAAAGAAATACTAGGATACCAAGTTACAAAATAACAGACGAAACACAAGactaaacaacaaaacacacaagggaaacaacaccagggaagaatgagaactatactgatggactctttacacagcagcctctaccatcagctcTATGTTCCCTCAGACCTATGTTGACctaagctgtcaatcaaaccctggtgtGGAACAAACTGTAGAGAGACTGCTTGAAACGGTTTGTCTCTGTCCCCTTTCTTTTGGACTTGGTTCGTTTGTTGTAACGAGATCCAGCCTCAATCTGACCCAACTGCAGgaaggtttttttaaaaaaaatattaaaccaGGTAACGTAGCAATGGTCCTCTCTATTAATCTAAAACCACCAACAAAGAAAGAACAATCTTTTACCGTCTTTTCACTTACATTTAAGATTTACTGAACTCTCTTGATCACGATATACCAACAAAAGAGTCCCCACGATCCAAATACAGTAAAAGattgaatccaaacacattacgTCCATAAAGATCCACGGATTGATTCAAATTTGCCATCACTATTCTAAATATCCCTCTGTGTTTGTAACATATCATAGTTCATGTTCTGGAATGACATTTTCAAATTAGATATATCCAAAAGATGGTGGCACTCTGACCGTTTGGGTGACACCAATTTTGGCAAATTACGACCTTCCATTTACTCTTCCAAGGCTGGTGTCCGTCCCTCTTCTGATGTATTTATACTTGGCCAGCTGCACGCAACTGTGCCGATGAATGATGTTTCTTGTAGTCAATGCAATTCTTAACATGTGAAGATGCTGCCTCTTTGTATACATCCAAGATTTTTACTGCTAGGAATTTTGACTGATCAGCAAGCATTTTCCTCACGTATCACACGTTTTGTTCTGCTTGTAAATGTCATCGTTTCAACACAGACCAAACTTCAGGTAATTATGCAACAGAACAAACTGGtccatgattcagaccagagcaaacgatctATGGATGTGAAGATGCCCTAAGTTTAGAAACTATGAattatattcataaaaaaaagtgaatcaaaAATTAACCAGAACAGAACTATGTTGAACGCCAAGACAAACTTTAACAGCCCTGCTGTGAAACTATTTAAGTTCTTTCTATCAGGAAGGCACAGACTTATTCATATTCATACACTGAAAAGATAAAAATAGACAATAAGCTGTTAATAAAGGTGTGATATCCCCTAATCAGTTTTTCACAGAAGTTGACcatcctctctgtttcttcctcctcttcaggtGATCATCATCGTCTTCCTCActggatctctctctctgatgactGTGGTTGGAAACATCTTGGTGTTGGTGTCCTTTAAGATCAATAAAGCCCTGAAGACTGTGAACAATTACTACCTGCTCAGCCTGGCATTCGCAGACCTGACCATAGGGACTCTATCCATGAACCTGTACACAACCTACATCATAATGGACCAGTGGGCTCTGGGCCCCGTGGTCTGTGACCTCTGGCTTGCCATCGACTACGTGGCCAGCAATGCCTCAGTCATGAACCTGCTTGTTATCAGCTTTGATAGGTAGCACAACTTTATTAGAGCCTAAGCATTgaactattcttttttttatttccgtGTGAACAGTTCTGGCAGCTTTGGCTGCTTTAAAATGCCCTAAAACTAGTGGAAATTTGGACACTAATCAGAAACAGTGAAAATGTTGATATTTTACAGGTCTGGAACATAGTTCAAAGCTGAAAGTGGTAACGTTCACCTACATGTATGAATTTGGTAGGTATATGTGGCTTGATGAGATTTGCAAAAACGCCTATTTGAGCCATATCCCAATTCTAACAGAAAAGAAGCCATTTTGAATAAATTAGTAGAAATCTATGTATTAGGACCATTTCCAGGGGTTGACTCCTACTAGGCCGTTCATCTGATTCACCTCAAAGTTGTTGTAAAGCTAGAAGAAGCCTTACTGATAAAAAGTTATTAAACTCATGAATAAAACTCGAGGGGCTTGTCCTCAGGGGGCCATCAAAGGTACGTTATTTGCCAGGAAACCAGAAGTAGTTTTTATCTCAACTATACATATTCAAAATTTGAcccaatgtttttatttatgataGGAGTGTCAGCCTGAACACGTTTTAATTTTAATATGCAGTCATAATGCCACCTAGTGGCAACaggaaatcatgtttttaatctaAGCTTTACAGTTCCTAGTTGGTTGAACCATAGCCACATCAAATTTGCTCTTGAAACTATTAAGACTTTGGTCTCGCTCTGTTTTGTGCCCTGTTgatgttttctcttcctctccgcTTACTCTCAGGTACTTCTCTGTGACCCGACCATTGACCTACCGAGCCAAACGTACCACAAAGCGGGCCATGACGATGATCTGCTTGGCCTGGtccacctccttcatcctctgggCTCCGGCCATTTTGTTCTGGCAGTACATCGTAGGAGAGCGGACTGTCCAACCCAACGAGTGCTACATCCAATTCCTGTCCGAGCCCGCCATTACCTTCTGCACTGCCATCGCTGCCTTCTACCTGCCTGTCACCATCATGGCCACCCTGTTCTGGAAGATCTTTCAGGAGACAGAGAAACGGGCCAAAGAATTCCAAGGACTAAAGGGATCCGGGGCAGGAAACAAATCTGGCCAGGCTCAGAATCaggggggcgggagtggacgaggaggaggagaagcagcgACCAACAGTCAGAAGGATTCTTCAGCCATGCAGCGACAGATGAGctctcagagcagcagcagctatgACCTGAACCAGACCACCTCCGAAAAGAACAACAGCATccctggaggaggagcaggaggagggggaaggtgCGCAGCCTTCTGCTTTAAGTGTTCATCACTGCTGCCAGGTCGACACACCTCAAGGAGGTCCATCAACACGACCACAGCGGGCGAGGCGGAGCACAACAGCTGTGACAGCCTGAACAacaatgaagaggaagaggaggaggaagagggcgATGGGGAGGACCCAACAAGAGCACCATCAGGTCTGACAAAACACTCGTAAATGGTTTCATTATAATATATATGAATATACATCATATTTATccgactgtctgtctgtctacagATTCAAAAtcgaagaagaaaaaaaacaaggataaACAATCCATCAAAGAAGGAAAATCTAACTCTttgacatcatcaccagcagACCAATCGGCTGCCAAACGTTTTGCCTCCAAGGCAAAGACAGAGATCAACAAGCGAAAGACTGACAAGAAGGCTAATGAGAAGAAGGCGAATGATAAGAAGGCAGCGCGGACGCTGAGTGCAATCCTGTTCGCCTTCATCACTACGTGGTTACCCTACAACATCATGGTGCTCGTCAACACCTTCTGTCAGGACTGCATCCCAACCACGCTCTGGGCACTGGGATACTGGCTGTGCTACGTGAACAGCACAGTGAACCCCATGTGCTACGCTCTGTGCAACAAGACATTCAGGACGACCTTCAGAGACATCCTGATGTGTCAGTGGAACCAGAAGAAGAACCAGCCTCAGTTCCAGCAGAGGAAGGCAGTCGCTTTTAAGAAATAACATCACATGAGAACAGAGTGTAAATTCTCTGACTGACTCTGAAGAAACAATCCTGATCAACAA
The genomic region above belongs to Labrus bergylta chromosome 21, fLabBer1.1, whole genome shotgun sequence and contains:
- the chrm3b gene encoding muscarinic acetylcholine receptor M1 translates to MNLTLDSDSVLTGASPPGVSYRGMSMLLDSDGGWMLHNVSDVSLQTGNVSAANSTLTTPEVEFDPLGGHTVLQVIIIVFLTGSLSLMTVVGNILVLVSFKINKALKTVNNYYLLSLAFADLTIGTLSMNLYTTYIIMDQWALGPVVCDLWLAIDYVASNASVMNLLVISFDRYFSVTRPLTYRAKRTTKRAMTMICLAWSTSFILWAPAILFWQYIVGERTVQPNECYIQFLSEPAITFCTAIAAFYLPVTIMATLFWKIFQETEKRAKEFQGLKGSGAGNKSGQAQNQGGGSGRGGGEAATNSQKDSSAMQRQMSSQSSSSYDLNQTTSEKNNSIPGGGAGGGGRCAAFCFKCSSLLPGRHTSRRSINTTTAGEAEHNSCDSLNNNEEEEEEEEGDGEDPTRAPSDSKSKKKKNKDKQSIKEGKSNSLTSSPADQSAAKRFASKAKTEINKRKTDKKANEKKANDKKAARTLSAILFAFITTWLPYNIMVLVNTFCQDCIPTTLWALGYWLCYVNSTVNPMCYALCNKTFRTTFRDILMCQWNQKKNQPQFQQRKAVAFKK